A single window of Methylacidimicrobium sp. AP8 DNA harbors:
- a CDS encoding nickel-dependent hydrogenase large subunit, whose translation MSRRIVVDPITRIEGHLRIEAVLDDQNTIRDAYASGTMFRGIETILKGRDPRDAGLLAMRICGVCTGAHYWTSIRAVEDAFGIRIPNNARLVRNLIAGSLYLHDHSVHFYHLHALDWVDVLSALKADPRKAVDVAYQFTDTPWNASVEHFRKVQQRLGGFAAQGRLGIFAGGYWGNPSYRFSAEENLVAVSHYLDALAMQRGAAKMMAIFGGKNPHPQSIVVGGVTCVQDIENPSRISLFQSLLEEQHRFIRQAYLPDILMAAHAYREEGLSGIGSGLKSYLAYGFFDMDNDGPGRGKTLFPSGMVLDGDLSKAYDFDPGKVTEDVLHSWYRGGDGLHPYVGVTDPSFTGLRKEGDIAYLDTEGKYSWIKAPTYDGHRVETGPLARLIVGYARGDARIRAAVDGVLQRAGLPATVLFSTLGRTAARAIEADLIADAMAGWAGELAKNTAAGDLSTWTPFDFAKVSGDAQGCGLSEAPRGALGHWVKIRDGKIENYQAVVPTTWNASPRDRKGRRGAYEEALIGTRLANADQPLEILRTIHSFDPCLACSVHIVDFRGRDLGTYQVL comes from the coding sequence ATGAGCAGGCGCATCGTCGTCGACCCGATCACCCGGATCGAGGGTCACCTCCGGATCGAAGCAGTGTTGGATGACCAGAACACGATCCGGGACGCCTATGCCTCCGGAACGATGTTCCGGGGGATCGAAACGATCCTCAAGGGACGCGATCCGCGCGACGCCGGCCTTCTGGCGATGCGGATCTGCGGAGTCTGCACCGGAGCCCATTACTGGACCTCCATCCGAGCGGTCGAGGACGCCTTCGGAATCCGCATCCCGAATAACGCGCGGCTCGTCCGCAACCTGATCGCAGGCTCTCTCTACCTTCACGATCACTCGGTCCACTTCTACCATCTCCATGCGCTCGACTGGGTCGACGTCCTCTCGGCGCTCAAGGCCGACCCGCGTAAGGCGGTCGATGTCGCCTACCAATTTACGGACACCCCATGGAACGCAAGCGTCGAGCACTTCCGGAAGGTCCAGCAGCGGCTCGGAGGCTTTGCTGCTCAGGGCCGCCTCGGGATCTTCGCCGGCGGCTACTGGGGAAACCCGAGCTACCGCTTCTCCGCCGAGGAAAACTTGGTCGCCGTTTCCCACTATCTCGATGCGCTGGCGATGCAGCGGGGCGCGGCCAAGATGATGGCGATCTTCGGGGGAAAGAACCCCCACCCCCAGTCGATCGTCGTGGGCGGGGTCACCTGCGTCCAGGACATCGAGAACCCGAGCCGGATCTCCCTCTTCCAAAGCCTGCTTGAGGAGCAGCACCGGTTCATCCGGCAAGCCTACCTGCCCGACATCCTGATGGCCGCCCATGCCTACCGCGAGGAGGGCCTTTCCGGCATCGGGTCGGGCCTCAAGTCCTACTTGGCTTACGGCTTCTTCGACATGGACAACGACGGTCCGGGTCGCGGAAAGACCCTCTTCCCGAGCGGGATGGTCCTGGATGGAGATCTGTCCAAGGCCTACGATTTCGATCCCGGCAAGGTGACCGAGGACGTTCTCCACTCCTGGTATCGGGGCGGCGACGGCCTCCATCCCTATGTGGGAGTCACCGATCCGTCCTTCACCGGGCTGCGGAAAGAGGGGGACATCGCTTATTTGGACACCGAAGGCAAGTACAGCTGGATCAAGGCGCCGACCTACGACGGGCACCGGGTGGAGACCGGCCCCTTGGCGCGCCTGATCGTCGGCTACGCCCGGGGCGATGCCCGAATCCGAGCGGCGGTCGACGGGGTGCTCCAGCGCGCGGGTCTGCCGGCCACCGTCCTCTTCAGCACCCTCGGCCGGACGGCGGCTCGGGCGATCGAAGCCGACCTGATCGCCGACGCAATGGCCGGCTGGGCGGGAGAGCTCGCCAAGAACACGGCGGCCGGAGATCTCTCGACCTGGACCCCGTTTGATTTCGCAAAGGTCTCCGGGGACGCCCAAGGCTGCGGCTTGTCCGAGGCCCCGCGCGGGGCGCTCGGCCACTGGGTCAAGATCCGGGATGGGAAGATCGAAAATTACCAGGCGGTGGTCCCCACCACTTGGAATGCCTCTCCCCGCGACCGCAAAGGCAGGAGGGGAGCCTACGAGGAGGCGCTCATCGGCACCCGCCTGGCCAATGCCGACCAGCCGTTGGAAATTCTTCGCACCATTCACAGCTTCGACCCCTGCCTCGCCTGCTCGGTCCACATCGTCGACTTCCGCGGGAGAGACTTGGGTACCTATCAAGTGCTGTAG
- a CDS encoding TetR/AcrR family transcriptional regulator yields the protein MKARAASRAEKKRGRPKRSFRADALDRRTQLIEAAMTVLVECGFEGLRTRRVAEEAGVNVATLHYYFPTKEELIQGVAGHLAERFRALHAPGPPRARNPGLARLRQEFADAAFYWEKEKGLLLVMQELIHRSRRCPAIDRILQPLLQEWRGGLEAMLRDGSEEGIFRPEISSAEGAALLMTAMMGLLGSPHLFGIVFRALERALVKPELLEQNEDRKDGGSHRS from the coding sequence GTGAAGGCAAGAGCGGCGAGCCGAGCGGAGAAAAAGAGGGGGCGTCCGAAGCGATCTTTCCGGGCGGATGCCCTCGACCGGAGGACTCAGCTGATCGAGGCGGCGATGACGGTGCTGGTCGAATGCGGCTTCGAAGGCCTGCGGACCCGGCGCGTGGCCGAAGAGGCGGGTGTGAATGTCGCAACGCTTCACTACTACTTTCCGACCAAGGAAGAGCTGATTCAAGGGGTCGCGGGGCACCTGGCCGAGCGCTTCCGGGCGCTGCACGCGCCGGGACCGCCTCGGGCGCGGAACCCGGGGCTGGCGCGGCTCCGGCAGGAATTCGCGGATGCCGCCTTCTACTGGGAGAAGGAGAAAGGGCTGCTGCTGGTGATGCAAGAGCTCATTCATCGCTCCCGCCGCTGCCCGGCGATTGACCGAATTCTTCAACCGCTCCTGCAAGAATGGAGAGGCGGGCTGGAGGCCATGCTGCGGGACGGAAGCGAGGAGGGGATCTTTCGGCCGGAGATTTCGTCTGCGGAGGGAGCGGCGCTTCTGATGACGGCGATGATGGGCCTCTTGGGATCGCCGCATCTTTTCGGCATCGTCTTTCGGGCGCTCGAGCGAGCGCTCGTGAAGCCCGAACTCTTAGAGCAAAACGAGGACCGGAAAGATGGCGGCTCTCATCGTTCTTAG
- a CDS encoding cytochrome b/b6 domain-containing protein, giving the protein MKGEASGNLVRVLRMPVSWRIFHWVNFLAVFAAVVTGIYIARPYYQAMIAEPAVRKFVMGWNRAIHLYAAILVDVLCVVSFYLYFLSRFERPVRKLLPTKEHRREFLEVLANFFTFNRRKRFDSAELDTFNAAWFTLLHLLLFFQLFTGLQLYVDGLESGLSSIGAWWPWIIHLGTDWTYWAFGGRMGVRWVHHFTMYLILAWIAFHVYYEIWRTVYWREGDIAIAFGGEKIARRLPGAAAD; this is encoded by the coding sequence ATGAAAGGAGAAGCAAGCGGAAATCTCGTTCGGGTGCTCCGGATGCCCGTAAGCTGGCGGATCTTCCACTGGGTCAACTTTCTTGCGGTTTTTGCGGCGGTCGTCACCGGCATCTACATCGCCCGCCCGTACTACCAGGCCATGATCGCCGAGCCGGCGGTCCGAAAATTCGTGATGGGATGGAATCGGGCGATCCACCTCTACGCCGCAATCCTGGTCGATGTCCTCTGCGTCGTCTCCTTCTACCTCTATTTCCTGAGCCGATTCGAGCGTCCCGTCCGCAAGCTCCTGCCGACGAAGGAACATCGACGGGAATTTCTCGAGGTGCTGGCCAACTTCTTCACCTTCAACCGGAGGAAGCGCTTCGATTCGGCCGAGCTCGACACCTTCAACGCCGCCTGGTTCACGCTCCTCCACCTCCTCCTCTTTTTTCAGCTATTCACCGGCCTTCAACTCTACGTCGACGGCCTCGAAAGCGGCCTCAGCTCGATCGGCGCCTGGTGGCCCTGGATCATCCACCTCGGCACGGACTGGACCTATTGGGCCTTCGGCGGCCGGATGGGAGTCCGCTGGGTCCACCACTTTACGATGTACCTGATCCTCGCGTGGATCGCCTTTCATGTCTATTATGAGATCTGGCGGACCGTCTACTGGCGCGAAGGCGATATCGCCATCGCCTTCGGCGGCGAAAAGATCGCGCGCCGGCTTCCGGGTGCAGCCGCCGACTGA
- a CDS encoding hydrogenase small subunit produces MKAFGKGAAGIGARNEREYEALRRRCEERLRDLEAAKPLREVNLPSLLRSQGMSRRDFLKWASATTALLFLPGSFEKLVARAAAVMNRVPVIWVEYQDCAGNSEAILRADGPTIDELLLDVISLEYNETLMAPAGFQAEAQLADAVETFRGKYILIVEGSIPTEAGFGWNGPRGELFLENLKRLSRDALAVIAVGSCASFGGIPAAYPNPTKAVGVWDVVKGKPIVNIPACPMNPANLVGVILHYVLTGTLPELDYLLRPKFAFGYRIHDNCERRAHFDAGEYVESWGDEGARNNFCLYKMGCKGPMTFNNCSIIRYNDGTNWPIGVGRGCIGCSEPGFWDKYAYERPMAGANIPVPGLWNLGIEKSVDILGVGLLTAAAAGIAIHAFLSAKYGKKSEEPGGGARPDKERP; encoded by the coding sequence ATGAAAGCCTTCGGAAAGGGGGCGGCGGGCATCGGGGCCAGGAACGAGCGGGAGTACGAAGCGCTTCGCCGGCGCTGCGAAGAGCGTCTCCGGGATCTCGAGGCGGCCAAGCCGCTCCGCGAGGTGAACCTGCCCTCCCTCCTGCGCTCGCAGGGGATGAGCCGCCGGGATTTTCTCAAGTGGGCTTCGGCGACGACCGCCCTGCTCTTCCTGCCCGGGAGCTTCGAGAAGCTCGTGGCCCGCGCGGCGGCGGTAATGAACCGGGTGCCGGTGATCTGGGTCGAATACCAGGATTGCGCGGGCAACTCGGAGGCGATCCTGCGTGCGGACGGTCCCACGATCGACGAGCTGCTCCTCGACGTGATCTCCCTCGAGTACAACGAGACCCTGATGGCCCCCGCGGGCTTTCAGGCGGAAGCGCAGCTCGCGGACGCGGTGGAGACCTTCCGGGGGAAGTACATCCTGATCGTCGAAGGCTCGATCCCCACCGAAGCGGGCTTCGGGTGGAACGGGCCGCGGGGAGAGCTCTTCCTTGAGAACCTTAAGCGCCTCTCCCGCGACGCCCTGGCCGTCATCGCCGTGGGGAGCTGTGCCTCTTTCGGCGGAATTCCCGCCGCCTATCCCAATCCGACCAAGGCCGTCGGCGTCTGGGATGTGGTCAAGGGGAAGCCGATCGTCAACATTCCGGCCTGCCCGATGAACCCTGCCAACTTGGTCGGAGTCATCCTTCACTACGTGCTGACCGGCACGCTTCCCGAGCTCGATTATCTGCTCCGGCCGAAGTTCGCCTTCGGCTATCGGATCCACGACAACTGCGAGCGCCGCGCCCATTTCGACGCGGGGGAGTACGTCGAAAGCTGGGGGGACGAGGGAGCCCGCAACAACTTCTGCCTCTACAAGATGGGCTGCAAGGGCCCCATGACCTTCAACAACTGCTCGATTATCCGCTACAACGACGGAACCAACTGGCCGATCGGCGTCGGCCGGGGATGCATCGGCTGCTCGGAACCCGGCTTTTGGGACAAGTATGCTTATGAGCGCCCCATGGCGGGAGCGAATATTCCCGTTCCGGGCCTCTGGAACCTCGGAATCGAGAAGAGCGTCGACATTCTCGGCGTCGGCCTCCTGACCGCCGCCGCCGCAGGAATCGCGATCCATGCCTTCCTCAGCGCCAAGTACGGAAAGAAATCGGAGGAGCCGGGCGGCGGAGCGCGTCCCGACAAGGAGCGGCCATGA
- the bamD gene encoding outer membrane protein assembly factor BamD: MLIRRLLLPLLLIALLPARLYAPLVWRPGEGWTDESTGAGLSASSSRDQLALGKKFLDAKDYDNAMRAFMVLVRRWPYSFFAPEAQFRIAECLEKRGDFLKANKAYDKMIQKYPASSFFEQALERKLAIGNLYLAGEPQRVMGVPFGPSMKIAVDIFESIIRAAPYGRLAPIAEFQLGLARTKEKKYSEAIAAYSRILDKYPNSELADDAQYQLGYTWYLSALATAYDQSAGEKAVEAFEDYIIRYPLGDKVAAAREHLELLKKRSTLGSFSIASFYEKTRNYKAAFIYYSDVIRQNPQSEQGKIAEQKVKQLRPMVENPDISPIAGIAEGKKPAKGHRKGRLSLV; this comes from the coding sequence GTGCTTATTCGGCGGCTCCTCTTGCCTCTGCTTCTGATCGCGCTCCTGCCCGCGCGGCTCTATGCTCCGCTCGTCTGGAGGCCCGGAGAGGGCTGGACCGACGAAAGCACGGGAGCCGGCCTCTCGGCGTCGAGCTCGCGCGATCAGCTGGCGCTCGGCAAGAAATTTCTGGATGCGAAGGACTACGACAACGCCATGCGCGCGTTCATGGTGCTCGTGCGCCGCTGGCCCTATTCCTTCTTCGCCCCGGAGGCGCAGTTCCGGATCGCCGAATGCCTGGAAAAGCGGGGGGATTTCCTCAAGGCCAATAAGGCTTACGACAAGATGATCCAGAAATATCCGGCGAGTTCCTTCTTCGAGCAGGCGCTCGAGCGGAAGCTGGCGATCGGCAACCTCTACCTGGCGGGAGAACCCCAGCGGGTGATGGGCGTGCCGTTCGGTCCATCGATGAAGATCGCCGTCGATATTTTCGAGTCGATCATCCGTGCGGCTCCCTACGGCCGGCTGGCTCCGATCGCGGAGTTTCAATTGGGCTTGGCGCGGACCAAGGAGAAGAAGTACAGCGAGGCGATCGCGGCCTACAGCCGGATTCTCGATAAGTATCCGAACTCGGAGCTGGCCGACGACGCGCAGTACCAGCTGGGCTACACTTGGTACCTGTCGGCCTTGGCGACAGCCTACGACCAGAGCGCCGGGGAAAAGGCGGTGGAAGCCTTCGAAGATTACATCATCCGTTACCCCTTGGGAGACAAGGTGGCCGCCGCCCGGGAGCATCTCGAGCTGCTCAAGAAGCGGTCCACTCTCGGAAGCTTCAGCATCGCCTCCTTTTACGAGAAGACCCGCAACTACAAGGCCGCCTTCATCTACTACAGCGATGTGATCCGCCAGAACCCCCAATCCGAGCAGGGGAAGATCGCGGAGCAAAAGGTCAAGCAGCTTCGCCCGATGGTCGAAAACCCCGATATCTCACCAATAGCGGGCATAGCGGAAGGCAAAAAGCCGGCAAAAGGGCATAGGAAAGGCCGTCTTTCCCTGGTATAA
- a CDS encoding Rrf2 family transcriptional regulator — translation MPPPKASVFITIEETAKAYNVSRAHLMKVVNILTRLGYLKGVRGRSGGFTLAKPPGAIHLGAVIRATEPDFALVECFAAGNRCVITKRCRLPEVLNEALNNFVRTLDRYTLADLMLERRDFIPPKGPIEEKRGPDFSVTDGKK, via the coding sequence ATGCCTCCGCCGAAGGCCAGCGTCTTTATTACCATCGAGGAGACGGCGAAGGCCTACAACGTTTCGCGCGCCCATCTGATGAAGGTGGTCAACATCCTGACGCGGTTGGGCTACCTCAAAGGCGTGCGCGGACGTTCCGGCGGTTTCACCCTGGCAAAGCCGCCCGGGGCCATCCATCTCGGCGCCGTCATACGCGCGACCGAGCCGGACTTTGCCTTGGTCGAATGCTTCGCCGCCGGCAATCGGTGCGTCATCACCAAGCGCTGCCGCCTGCCCGAGGTGCTGAATGAAGCGCTCAACAACTTTGTTCGCACGCTGGATCGGTATACTCTGGCCGATCTCATGCTCGAGAGGCGGGATTTTATCCCGCCGAAAGGGCCGATCGAGGAGAAGCGCGGACCCGATTTTTCGGTGACGGACGGGAAGAAGTAG
- a CDS encoding hydrogenase maturation protease, with amino-acid sequence MQPPTDLAVIGLGNVILRDEGLGVLAAWILESNYAYAPEVRFFDGGVLGLDLVSEFERHGGLIVLDAVASLDPPGTIYRFPGEALWKREGMARTAHEVDLLDVLKVATLLGSVPDLVLLGMVPAEVGGPALGLSSALENSFPRFLAAVLREIRSLGIEVRKKACLSLSQILEAKTRVPTP; translated from the coding sequence GTGCAGCCGCCGACTGACCTTGCCGTCATCGGCTTGGGAAACGTGATCCTCCGCGACGAGGGGCTCGGCGTGCTCGCCGCCTGGATTCTGGAAAGCAACTACGCCTATGCGCCGGAAGTCCGCTTCTTCGATGGCGGGGTTCTCGGCCTCGATCTGGTTTCCGAGTTCGAGCGCCACGGCGGGCTGATCGTCCTCGATGCGGTCGCCAGCCTCGACCCGCCGGGCACGATCTATCGCTTCCCCGGAGAAGCGCTCTGGAAGCGGGAGGGAATGGCCCGAACCGCCCATGAAGTCGATCTGCTCGATGTCCTCAAGGTAGCCACGCTCCTCGGTTCGGTCCCCGACCTGGTCCTTCTCGGCATGGTTCCTGCCGAGGTCGGAGGACCCGCGCTCGGCCTCTCGTCGGCCCTGGAAAACTCCTTTCCTCGGTTCCTGGCCGCGGTGCTGCGGGAAATCCGCTCGCTCGGGATCGAGGTGCGGAAAAAGGCCTGCCTCTCCCTTTCCCAGATCCTCGAGGCCAAGACGCGGGTCCCGACGCCATGA